The sequence below is a genomic window from Polaribacter vadi.
ATGTATTGGTACTCAGTAATGCCATTTCACTGGTTCGTTTTTAATGGGATGATCAACAACATCAATAAATTAAAGTGAAAAAACAACATTTACCAGAGAAAGAATGTCTTGTCTGTAAAAGACCTTTTACTTGGCGAAAAAAGTGGGAAAAGAATTGGAACGACGTTAAATATTGTAGCGAAAAATGCAGGAGAAACAAAATAACACAGGTTTAATTTGGTTTCGTAATAATTTGCGAACTCAAGATAATAGTTCTCTAAAAAAAGCAATTGACAATCATACAAAAATAATTGCAGTCTATTTTTTTGATCCAAAAAACTTTAAAAAAGAAATCTTCGGATTTAAAAAAACTGAGAAGTTTAGAGCTAAATTTTTAATTGAAACGATTACAGATTTAAAAGAAAATTTGGCAAAACTAAATATTACACTTCTCACCTATTTTGATGCTCCAGAAAACAAAATTTCTTTTTTGGTTGATGAATTTTCTGTAAATGCCATTTACACGCAAAAAGAATGGACAACAGAAGAAGTCGAAACAAATAATTTGATAAAATCGACTTTGGATGAAAGTATAAATTTCGTCGAAGATTATGATCAATTTTTATACCATCCAGAAACGGTTTCTAAAAATTTTGAGAAGATTCCGAATGTATTTACTGGCTTTAGAAAAAAGCTAGAAAAGTATGTTGAAATTCTACCAGAAATAACCATTTCAAAAGTAGCTTCTGATAATTTAGTTGAAGATTCAACGACCATCCCAACATTACAAGAATTAGGTTTTGTTGATTTTGAAACCCATAGAAATTCTGCTTTCCCATTTAAAGGTGGAGAAACTGAAGCCTTAAAACGATTAGATCATTATTTTTTTGAAACTAAAAAAGTTGGTTTCTACAAACAAACTAGAAACGGATTAATTGGAATTGGTTATTCTACAAAATTCTCTGCTTGGTTGGCAAATGGAAGTTTATCAGCAAAAACAATCTATAATAAAATTAAAGAATATGAGCAAGAATTTGGCTCAAATCAATCTACTTATTGGGTAATTTTTGAGTTGATTTGGAGAGATTATTTCAAATATATTTCTTTAAAACACAATGCTAAAATCTTCAAAATTGGCGGGATTTTAGAAAAAAATTACGAATGGAATACCAATGAAGAAGTAGTTCAAAAATGGATTAATGGCGAAACAAAAGACGATTTTGTAAACGCAAACATGATTGAATTGAAAGAAACAGGTTGGATGAGCAATAGAGGAAGGCAAAACGTAGCTTCTTATTTTGCAAAAGAATTGTTGTTAGATTGGCGAATTGGAGCTACCTATTTTGAGTCGCTTTTACTAGATTATGATGTGCATAGCAATTATGGAAATTGGATGTATGTTGCTGGTGTTGGCAATGATCCACGAGACAGAAAATTCAACACAAAATTGCAAGCAGAACGTTATGATTCCAATCATAAATTCAGAAATATTTGGTTAGAGAAAACATTATTTTAGAATGAAAAAATTACGCTTAATTTTAGGAGATCAACTAAATAGCAACCATTCTTGGTATCATAAAGTTGATGAAAATAATATCTATTGTTTTTTTGAAATGCGTCAAGAAACCGATTACGTAAAACATCATATTCAAAAAATAGTTGGCTTTTTTGCTTCGATGCGAAATTTTGCTGATGAGTTAAAATCTAAAAATCATGCTGTTATTTATTATCAACTAAATGATAAAAGAAACACCCAAAGTTTAATCGAAAATTTATCACAACTAATCAAAGAAAACAATATTGAAAAGTTTGAATATCAATTGCCAGATGAATTTAGACTAGACAAACAATTAAAAGATTTTTGCAAAAATATCGACATTGAAACCGAAGTTTTTTCTACCGAACATTTTTATACAGAAAGAGAAGATTTAAAAACGTTTTTTAAAGGGAAGAAAACCTTTTTGATGGAAAATTTTTACAGAGATATGCGTAAAAAACATCAAATTTTAATGGTGGATGCACAACCTGAAGGTGGTAAATGGAATTTTGATGCCAGCAATCGAAAAAAATGGAAAGGCGATACGATTATTCCTCCTCAAAAAAACTTTGATAATGATGTTTCAGAAATCCTACAAGAAATTGAAAAAGCTGGAGTTAAATCCATTGGAAAAATCAATGAGAAATATTTTGAATATCCGATTTCCAGAAAACAAGCTTTAGAACAATTAGCCTATTTCTGCGAAAATTTATTGATTCATTTTGGCGATTTTCAAGATGCCATGCATACAGATAATTGGTATTTATTTCATTCAAAATTATCGTTTGCAATGAATACCAAAATGATTTCTCCTAAAGAAATTATCGATGCAACTTTACAAACTTATAGAGAGCGAAAAGATGAAATAAACATTTCTCAAGTAGAAGGTTTTATTCGACAAATTATTGGTTGGCGAGAATATATGAGAGGAATGTATTGGATGTTAATGCCTGATTATAAAAGTGAGAATTTTCTAGACAATCACAACAAACTTCCTAACTTTTTCTGGACAGGAAACACCAAAATGAATTGCCTTAAAAATGCGATTAATAATTCTTTGGATAATGGCTATGCACATCACATTCAACGTTTAATGATTACAGGGAATTTTGCCTTATTAACACAAATAAATCCTGATGAAATCGACGCTTGGTATTTAGGCATTTATGTAGATGCCATTGAATGGGTTCAGTTACCAAACACAAGAGGAATGAGCCAATTTGCTGATGGTGGAAAAATCGCCACAAAACCCTACGTTTCTAGTGGAAGTTACATTCACAAAATGAGCAATTATTGTGATGGATGCAAGTACAATAAAAAGACAAAATTAGAGGATGATTCTTGTCCTTTTAACAGCTTATATTGGAATTTCCTGGATGAGAAGCAAGAAAAATTATCCTCTAATTTTAGGATGAAAATGATGTATAGTTTGCTGAATAAAATGTCAGCATCAGATAGAAGTAAAATCAAAGAAAAAGCGAATCATATTATTCAAAATTTAGATGAATATTAACGAAGAAATAAATATTATTTGGTTAAAACGCGATTTGCGTTTGCAAGACAATGAAGCAATTTTAAACGCTTTAAATGCTGGCAAACGAACTTTATTAATCTATGTTTTTGAAAAACCGTTGTTAGAAGATGATCATTATTCAGAGCGTCATTGGGATTTTATCAAACAATCGATAGTAGACTTAAATAAAGATTTGATAAAATTTGACACCAAAATATTATGTGTAACAACTGAAGTAGTTACTGCTTTTAATCAAATTTTAAATTATTATAAAATTGATACGGTTTTTTCGCATCAAGAAACTGGCTTATTAATCACTTACCAAAGAGATAAAGATTTTAAAAGATATTGCAGAAACAACTCTATAAATTGGGTAGAAAACAATAATAATGGCGTTTTAAGAGGCTTGCTAAATAGAGACGATTGGTTCGAAAAATGGGACGACTATATGTATCAACCACTTTTTGAATATCAACTAAAAAAAGAATTTTTTTTATCAATTGAAATTATCAAAAAAATAGAAAAAGCCTTTTTTATTACAAGTTTAGAAGCTAAAAAAAATACTGTATTTCAAAAAGGAGGTTCTAAAATGGCTTGGAAATATGCCAACACTTTTTTTGAAACCCGACATAAAAACTACATGCATCACATTTCTAAACCAGCTTTAGCAAGAGAAAGTTGTAGTAGATTATCACCTTATATTGCTTGGGGAAATGTGTCAATTCGTCAAATATTTCAAGCAGCTTTAGAACATAAAACTGAGGCTAATAAAAAAGATTTAGGCGCTTT
It includes:
- a CDS encoding cryptochrome/photolyase family protein, translated to MKKLRLILGDQLNSNHSWYHKVDENNIYCFFEMRQETDYVKHHIQKIVGFFASMRNFADELKSKNHAVIYYQLNDKRNTQSLIENLSQLIKENNIEKFEYQLPDEFRLDKQLKDFCKNIDIETEVFSTEHFYTEREDLKTFFKGKKTFLMENFYRDMRKKHQILMVDAQPEGGKWNFDASNRKKWKGDTIIPPQKNFDNDVSEILQEIEKAGVKSIGKINEKYFEYPISRKQALEQLAYFCENLLIHFGDFQDAMHTDNWYLFHSKLSFAMNTKMISPKEIIDATLQTYRERKDEINISQVEGFIRQIIGWREYMRGMYWMLMPDYKSENFLDNHNKLPNFFWTGNTKMNCLKNAINNSLDNGYAHHIQRLMITGNFALLTQINPDEIDAWYLGIYVDAIEWVQLPNTRGMSQFADGGKIATKPYVSSGSYIHKMSNYCDGCKYNKKTKLEDDSCPFNSLYWNFLDEKQEKLSSNFRMKMMYSLLNKMSASDRSKIKEKANHIIQNLDEY
- a CDS encoding DUF2256 domain-containing protein, yielding MKKQHLPEKECLVCKRPFTWRKKWEKNWNDVKYCSEKCRRNKITQV
- a CDS encoding DASH family cryptochrome, which gives rise to MQEKQNNTGLIWFRNNLRTQDNSSLKKAIDNHTKIIAVYFFDPKNFKKEIFGFKKTEKFRAKFLIETITDLKENLAKLNITLLTYFDAPENKISFLVDEFSVNAIYTQKEWTTEEVETNNLIKSTLDESINFVEDYDQFLYHPETVSKNFEKIPNVFTGFRKKLEKYVEILPEITISKVASDNLVEDSTTIPTLQELGFVDFETHRNSAFPFKGGETEALKRLDHYFFETKKVGFYKQTRNGLIGIGYSTKFSAWLANGSLSAKTIYNKIKEYEQEFGSNQSTYWVIFELIWRDYFKYISLKHNAKIFKIGGILEKNYEWNTNEEVVQKWINGETKDDFVNANMIELKETGWMSNRGRQNVASYFAKELLLDWRIGATYFESLLLDYDVHSNYGNWMYVAGVGNDPRDRKFNTKLQAERYDSNHKFRNIWLEKTLF
- a CDS encoding cryptochrome/deoxyribodipyrimidine photo-lyase family protein, coding for MNINEEINIIWLKRDLRLQDNEAILNALNAGKRTLLIYVFEKPLLEDDHYSERHWDFIKQSIVDLNKDLIKFDTKILCVTTEVVTAFNQILNYYKIDTVFSHQETGLLITYQRDKDFKRYCRNNSINWVENNNNGVLRGLLNRDDWFEKWDDYMYQPLFEYQLKKEFFLSIEIIKKIEKAFFITSLEAKKNTVFQKGGSKMAWKYANTFFETRHKNYMHHISKPALARESCSRLSPYIAWGNVSIRQIFQAALEHKTEANKKDLGAFVSRLRWQAHFVQKFEMEHTMEEASVNKGYHKLKKSISETYQKAWKQGKTGFPLVDASMRCLNETGYLNFRMRAMLVSFFTHILWQPWQDATHHLSQQFLDFEPGIHFPQLQMQASETGTNTIRIYSPLKNSIEHDADANFIKKWVPELAKLTTPFIHEPYLMTPLDQQFANFELGIDYPKPIVDIKISRKKASNILYKMRKDPEVVMETRRILKKHTLSDRNKILEND